A stretch of Henckelia pumila isolate YLH828 chromosome 4, ASM3356847v2, whole genome shotgun sequence DNA encodes these proteins:
- the LOC140894677 gene encoding serine/threonine-protein kinase D6PKL1-like, whose amino-acid sequence MPYNNVRSLVEGVGSLQMSSSSKGCVEYISSVHANNHPPNPSSTKKCRWEGSLSGSRAIPTNHKLKPTNSASGSIISSKSSSKTAHSMIQKDGESSMLKEGKKQFLGTGEEEDDTTEAAIHKQQPSDDSENVITCDLQESLVFASSPFEGAIDLLNANLPSKPGIGYRSSPQNSLYSATQYTEAKQSFTNTEVSECASSIKKSGESGEVSNSCDLVESRKISMYRGSTCSDVSDESSSSSLSTAMYKPHKANDTSWEAIQAVRSWNNGALELRNFRIFRRLGCGDIGSVHLAELIGTRTCFAMKVMDKDALASRKKLLRAQTEREILQSLDHPFLPTLYTHFETEKFSFLVMEFCPGGDLHALRQKQPGKFFPEHAARFYVAEVLLALEYLHMLGIIYRDLKPENVLVREDGHIMLSDFDLSLRCAVSPTLVKFSVPNTESKNAGYCVQPCIEPSCVIQPACIQPTCFGPRFLKNSKKEKNSKPKKEVHNNVTPLPELMAEPTNARSMSFVGTHEYLAPEIIKGAGHGSAVDWWTFGIFLYELLFGRTPFKGAGNRATLFNVVGQSLRFPETPTVSFAARDLIRGLLVKEPQHRLAYRRGATEIKQHPFFQSVNWALIRCATPPDVPPPFLVPDAVTPSPPTAEKVQGVEVKPLGNYYEIDFF is encoded by the exons ATGCCATACAACAATGTGAGATCACTCGTTGAGGGAGTTGGTTCCTTACAGATGAGTTCCAGTTCAAAGGGTTGTGTTGAATATATCTCTTCTGTGCACGCAAATAATCATCCTCCCAATCCGTCGTCTACAAAGAAATGTAGATGGGAAGGGAGTTTGTCCGGATCTAGAGCAATACCTACAAACCATAAGTTGAAGCCTACAAATTCTGCATCTGGCTCCATTATCAGTTCAAAAAGCTCTAGCAAAACGGCCCATTCCATGATTCAAAAAGATGGCGAAAGCAGTATGCTCAAGGAAGGAAAAAAGCAATTTCTTGGCACtggtgaagaagaagatgatacGACGGAAGCTGCTATTCACAAGCAGCAGCCATCGGATGATTCTGAGAATGTTATTACCTGTGATCTTCAAGAATCTTTAGTTTTTGCTTCATCACCATTTGAGGGAGCTATCGACCTTTTGAATGCAAACTTACCATCTAAACCTGGAATTGGATATCGTTCGAGCCCTCAAAACAGTCTTTACTCTGCCACCCAGTACACAGAAGCTAAACAAAGCTTTACGAACACTGAAGTCAGTGAATGTGCTAGTAGTATCAAGAAGTCTGGTGAAAGTGGTGAAGTTAGCAACTCGTGTGACTTGGTAGAGAGTAGGAAAATTAGCATGTACCGAGGCAGTACTTGCAGCGATGTCAGTGATGAGAGCAGCTCTAGTAGTTTGAGCACTGCTATGTACAAGCCTCACAAAGCCAATGATACTAGTTGGGAAGCAATTCAAGCCGTCAGGTCTTGGAACAATGGGGCACTGGAGTTGAGAAATTTCAGGATTTTCAGGAGATTGGGATGTGGGGATATAGGAAGTGTTCATCTGGCAGAGTTGATCGGAACGAGAACTTGTTTTGCCATGAAAGTGATGGATAAAGATGCTCTAGCAAGTCGGAAGAAACTTCTCCGAGCACAGACAGAAAGAGAGATTCTGCAGTCTCTGGATCATCCCTTCCTTCCCACTTTATACACTcattttgagacagaaaaattttcttttttggtGATGGAGTTTTGCCCTGGAGGAGATTTGCATGCTCTTCGGCAGAAGCAACCTGGGAAGTTTTTCCCTGAGCATGCTGCCAG GTTTTATGTGGCAGAAGTTCTTCTTGCACTAGAGTATTTGCACATGCTTGGGATCATTTACAGAGATCTTAAACCAGAAAACGTTTTAGTGAGGGAAGATGGACACATAATGCTGTCAGATTTCGACCTCTCCTTAAGATGTGCCGTGAGCCCAACCTTAGTCAAATTCTCGGTTCCCAACACAGAATCCAAGAATGCAGGCTACTGTGTCCAGCCTTGCATTGAACCATCGTGTGTGATCCAGCCAGCTTGTATCCAACCGACATGTTTTGGACCACGTTTCCTTAAAAAttcgaaaaaagaaaagaactcCAAACCGAAAAAAGAAGTGCATAACAATGTCACCCCTCTTCCTGAACTTATGGCCGAACCAACAAACGCTCGGTCCATGTCCTTTGTGGGCACGCACGAATACTTGGCACCCGAAATAATCAAAGGTGCAGGCCATGGCAGTGCAGTGGATTGGTGGACATTTGGGATCTTTCTTTATGAGCTCTTGTTCGGGAGAACTCCTTTTAAGGGTGCTGGGAATAGAGCTACTTTGTTTAACGTTGTAGGACAGTCGTTAAGGTTTCCTGAAACGCCTACAGTTAGCTTTGCTGCAAGAGATTTGATCAGAGGCTTGCTTGTGAAAGAGCCACAGCATCGCCTTGCTTATAGACGGGGGGCAACCGAAATTAAACAGCATCCGTTTTTTCAGAGTGTGAATTGGGCTCTCATACGCTGTGCCACTCCGCCAGACGTGCCACCACCATTCTTGGTGCCCGATGCAGTAACACCTTCACCACCAACAGCAGAGAAAGTCCAAGGTGTAGAAGTGAAACCTTTAGGTAATTACTATGAGATTGACTTCTTCT